A single Drechmeria coniospora strain ARSEF 6962 chromosome 03, whole genome shotgun sequence DNA region contains:
- a CDS encoding glutamyl-tRNA synthetase produces the protein MKHAEIETLAAKLSGDFRSIEPHLRDLDKHLTLRSYLEGYSLTEAEKKVWQTLKANKVALGSIRRNVLPNVSRWFTFLEQAHPEIQEDTKGEAKKAGANFNLALQDTDKGVVTRFLPEPSGYLHIGHAKAALLSDYFGHVANKGQMRLRLDDTNPAKESEEFQDAIVEDLALMGIKVDALTYTSDYFDYLYETCKKLITMGKAYADDTDQETMRNQRMDGIPSKCRDRAVDENLRIFEEMKKGSDEGRVHCIRAKISADDPNKAMRDPVIYRCNVNDAHHRTGRKWNMYPMYDLACPVVDSHEGVTHALRSTEYTDRNPQYQWFLDTLGLRKVHMWDFSRMNFIRTFLSKRKLAKLVESGKVWGWDDPRMPTIRGVRRRGMTVAALRDFIIRQGPSRNVVVMDWTSFWNANKKEIDPVVARHTALLRKDMVKATLTGAEAPSEVRVEQRQKHPKNAEVGMKDVVFSPEIYIDQADAKSFKAGEEVTLMGWGNAFVRHLPEQETIGDMSMELNVKGDFKSTDKKITWLSAQGLELVPAELWDFDYLITKDKLEEDDNVEDFLNPTTSSVEEAWCDAGVGKLKADDIIQLERRGFYRVDKGMNDWKAGEAGAKGARVVLFSIPTGKASK, from the exons ATGAAGCACGCCGAGATCgagacgctcgccgccaagCTCTCCGGAGACTTTCGGTCCATCGAACCGCACCTGAGGGACCTCGACAAGCACCTGACGCTGAGGTCCTACCTCGAGGGCTACAGCCTCAccgaggcggagaagaaAGTATGGCAGACTCTCAAGGCGAACAAGGTTGCCCTCGGCTCCATCCGTCGAAATGTTCTGCCCAACGTCAGCCGCTGGTTCACCTTTCTCGAGCAGGCTCACCCCGAGATCCAGGAGGACACCAAGggcgaggccaagaaggcggGCGCCAACTTCAACCTCGCCCTCCAGGACACGGACAAGGGTGTCGTCACTCGATTCCTCCCCGAGCCTTC AGGGTACCTTCACATCGGCCACGCCAAGGCGGCGCTGCTGAGCGATTACTTTGGTCACGTCGCGAACAAGGGTCAGATGCGCCTCCGTCTGGACGACACCAACCCGGCCAAGGAGAGCGAGGAGTTCCaagacgccatcgtcgaggacctcgccCTCATGGGCATCAAGGTCGACGCCTTGACCTACACGTCGGACTACTTCGACTACCTCTACGAGACGTGCAAGAAGCTCATCACCATGGGCAAGGCCTACGCCGACGACACGGACCAGGAGACGATGCGCAACCAACGCATGGACGGCATCCCCTCCAAGTGCCGCGaccgcgccgtcgacgagaactTGCGCATCTTTGAGGAGATGAAGAAGGGGTCGGACGAGGGCAGGGTGCACTGCATCCGTGCCAAGATTTCGGCCGACGACCCGAACAAGGCGATGCGCGATCCCGTCATCTACCGGTGCAACGTCAACGACGCCCACCACCGGACCGGGCGAAAGTGGAACATGTACCCCATGTACGACCTCGCCtgccccgtcgtcgacagccaCGAGGGCGTCACGCACGCGCTGCGATCCACCGAGTACACGGATCGCAACCCCCAGTACCAGTGGTTCCTCGACACCCTCGGCCTCCGCAAGGTGCACATGTGGGACTTTTCCCGCATGAACTTTATCAGGACCTTCCTGTCGAAGCGCAAGCTCgcgaagctcgtcgagagCGGCAAGGTGTGGGGATGGGACGAcccgaggatgccgacgatcCGAGGCGTCCGCCGTCGCGGCATGACGGTCGCGGCGCTGCGGGACTTTATCATCCGGCAGGGCCCGAGCCGCAACGTCGTGGTGATGGACTGGACGAGCTTCTGGAACGCCAACAAGAAGGAGATTgaccccgtcgtcgcccggcaCACGGCGCTGCTGCGGAAGGACATGGTCAAGGCGACGCTGACGGGCGCCGAGGCCCCCTCCGAGGTGAGGGTGGAGCAGCGGCAGAAGCACCCCAAGAacgccgaggtcggcatgAAGGACGTCGTCTTTTCGCCCGAGATTTACATTGACCAGGCCGATGCCAAGAGCttcaaggccggcgaggaggtgaCGCTCATGGGCTGGGGCAACGCCTTTGTCCGTCACCTGCCCGAGCAGGAGACCATCGGCGACATGAGCATGGAGCTGAACGTCAAGGGCGACTTCAAGTCGACGGACAAGAAGATCACCTGGCTCTCGGCCCAAGGTCTCGagctcgtgccggccgagctgTGGGACTTTGACTACCTCATCACGAAGgacaagctcgaggaggacgacaaCGTCGAGGACTTTCTCaacccgacgacgtcgagcgtcgaggaggcctggtgcgacgccggcgtcggcaagctcaaggccgacgacatcATCCAGCTCGAGCGACGCGGATTCTACAGGGTGGACAAGGGCATGAATGATTGGAAGGCAGGCGAGGCCGGAGCCAAGGGAGCGAGGGTCGTCCTGTTCAGCATCCCGACCGGCAAAGCGTCCAAGTAG
- a CDS encoding 60S ribosomal protein L1 yields MAPIDRCLASMARLSLTQFSQVARPSATSIPRFLAPALLQRRRASVVRIKKTVKKRPLPKDFKRHNLEKTQFPRFSLCEAMRILRAVEVGQPPASIKYEIHVNLKTSRNGPVIKNSIRLPHPVQSDWQIAVVCPEGSDIATAATAAGAVAVGEEALFEAIRKEEIEFDRLICHESSEKALNKAGLGKILGPKGLMPSKRMKTIVTDVAKSIRDSAGAADFRERQGVIHMAIGQLGYTPDQLKANVQALLKKVKSDCSDISEESSKEVHEVILSSTHGPALSLSGKFRDEDDEVAPEALSHVM; encoded by the exons ATGGCGCCAATCGACCGGTGCTTGGCCTCCATGGCCAGGCTCAGCCTGACGCAATTCTCCCAGGTcgcgcggccgtcggcgacgtccatCCCCCGGTTTTTGGCACCCGCCCTGCTGCAACGCCGTCGGGCCTCCGTCGTGAGGATCAAGAAGACGGTGAAGAAACGACCGCTCCCCAAGGACTTTAAGAGACACAACTTGGAGAAGACGCAGTTTCCTCGGTTCTCGTTGTGCGAGGCCATGCG CATTCTACGAGCTGTCGAGGTCGGTCAGCCCCCGGCGTCGATCAAGTACGAGATACATGTCAATCTCAAGACGTCGCGAAACGGCCCCGTCATCAAAAACAGCATCCGCCTTCCGCACCCGGTCCAGAGCGACTGGCAGATTGCCGTCGTCTGCCCCGAAGGCAGCGacatcgccaccgccgccaccgccgccggtgccgttgccgtcggcgaggaggccctTTTCGAGGCCATCCGCAAGGAGGAGATTGAGTTTGACAGGCTCATCTGCCACGAATCGAGCGAAAAGGCGCTCAACAAGGCCGGGCTCGGCAAGATCCTAGGTCCCAAGGGGCTCATGCCGAGCAAGCGGATGAAGACAATCGTCACCGACGTCGCCAAGTCGATTCGCgactcggccggcgccgcagACTTTCGCGAGCGTCAGGGTGTCATTCACATGGCCATCGGTCAACTAGGCTACACGCCGGATCAGCTCAAAGCCAACGTGCAGGCGCTTCTCAAGAAGGTTAAATCGGATTGTTCCGACATTTCGGAAGAGTCATCCAAGGAGGTCCACGAGGTCATCCTGAGCTCAACGCACGGACCCGCGCTGAGCTTGAGCGGAAAGTTcagggacgaggacgacgaagtTGCACCGGAGGCACTGTCCCATGTCATGTAA